From Camelina sativa cultivar DH55 chromosome 7, Cs, whole genome shotgun sequence, one genomic window encodes:
- the LOC104701211 gene encoding aspartic proteinase PCS1-like, translated as MSPIPKPLFFFFFFLNYVVSLSTSLSIHLPLTSLPISPKTTTFTTSLLSSKNPSPHYHFRSRFKYSMALIISLPIGTPPQTQQMVLDTGSQLSWIQCHRKKLPPVTSFDPSLSSSFSTLPCSHPLCKPRIPDFTLPTSCDSNRLCHYSYFYADGTFAEGNLVKEKITFSNTEITPPLILGCATESSDDRGILGMNRGRLSFVSQAKISKFSYCIPPKSNRPGFTPTGSFYLGDNPNSHGFKYVSLLTFPESQRMPNLDPLAYTVPMIGIKFGLKKLNISGSVFRPDAGGSGQTMVDSGSEFTHLVDAAYDAVRGEIVRRVGRRLKKGYVYGGTADMCFDGNVVMIQRLIGDLVFEFTRGVEIHVPKERVLVNVGGGVHCVGIGRSSMLGAASNIIGNVHQQNLWVEFDVTNRRVGFAKADCSRLL; from the coding sequence atgtctCCCATTCCAAaaccactcttcttcttcttcttcttcctcaactaTGTTGTATCTCTCTCAACCTCACTCTCCATCCACCTCCCACTCACCTCTCTCCCCATCTCACCCAAAACCACAACCTTCACAACCTCCCTCCTCTCCAGCAAAAACCCATCTCCACACTACCACTTCCGATCAAGATTCAAATACTCAATGGCTCTAATCATCTCACTTCCTATAGGAACACCACCGCAAACACAACAAATGGTTCTTGACACAGGAAGCCAACTCTCATGGATCCAATGCCACCGCAAAAAGCTCCCACCAGTAACATCGTTCGACccatctctctcctcttctttctcaacCTTACCTTGCTCTCACCCTCTTTGTAAACCAAGAATCCCAGATTTTACACTTCCCACTTCTTGTGACTCGAACCGTTTATGTCACTACTCGTATTTCTACGCTGATGGAACCTTCGCTGAAGGTAACCtcgtcaaagaaaaaataactttCTCTAATACCGAAATTACCCCTCCTTTGATACTTGGTTGCGCTACTGAGTCCTCTGATGATAGGGGTATTTTGGGAATGAACCGTGGTCGTCTCTCGTTCGTCTCTCAAGCTAAGATTTCGAAGTTCTCTTACTGTATCCCACCCAAATCAAACCGGCCCGGTTTTACACCAACCGGTTCGTTTTACCTCGGAGATAACCCGAATTCGCACGGTTTCAAATACGTTTCACTGTTGACTTTTCCTGAAAGTCAACGAATGCCAAATCTTGATCCGTTGGCTTACACTGTACCGATGATTGGGATTAAATTCGGTTTAAAGAAGCTTAACATTTCCGGTTCGGTTTTTAGACCCGATGCAGGCGGGTCGGGTCAAACGATGGTTGATTCAGGATCCGAGTTTACTCATTTAGTGGACGCAGCTTACGATGCAGTGAGAGGAGAGATAGTAAGACGTGTTGGGCGGCGATTAAAGAAAGGTTACGTGTACGGTGGAACAGCTGACATGTGTTTCGATGGAAACGTGGTGATGATCCAACGGTTGATAGGTGATCTTGTGTTTGAGTTTACTAGAGGAGTTGAGATACATGTTCCGAAAGAGAGGGTTCTTGTTAACGTGGGAGGTGGGGTTCACTGCGTTGGAATCGGACGGTCGAGTATGCTTGGAGCAGCTAGTAATATAATCGGGAACGTTCATCAACAGAATCTTTGGGTTGAGTTCGATGTGACCAATAGAAGAGTTGGTTTCGCTAAAGCTGACTGTAGCAGATTACTCTGA
- the LOC109125621 gene encoding LOW QUALITY PROTEIN: uncharacterized protein LOC109125621 (The sequence of the model RefSeq protein was modified relative to this genomic sequence to represent the inferred CDS: substituted 2 bases at 2 genomic stop codons), protein MKSLVLGYERLALIVLGGGXCYSXVGRGHPW, encoded by the coding sequence ATGAAGTCCCTGGTTCTTGGTTACGAGAGATTGGCTCTCATCGTGTTAGGAGGTGGTTGATGTTATTCTTGAGTTGGTCGTGGGCATCCTTGGTAA